Proteins from one Elgaria multicarinata webbii isolate HBS135686 ecotype San Diego chromosome 3, rElgMul1.1.pri, whole genome shotgun sequence genomic window:
- the LOC134395653 gene encoding zinc finger protein 420-like yields the protein MSTQLTSHQRIHREDNEYTCSECGKSFPNRSHLILHQRVHTGEKPYLCLECGKNFRYQASLISHQRIHTGERPYKCSECGKTFIHKSSLKPHQRLHRGEKPYQCSECGKSFSWQVHLTSHLRIHTGEKTYHCLECGKRFSRSEVLAAHQVMHTGEKPHKCFECGKSYSYRRSLISHRRVHTGEKPYQCLECGKTFPYLSSLNSHQRVHTGEKPYPCLECGKNFSCGSRLTSHLRVHTGEKSYQCLVCGKSFMMSRKLISHQRIHREDKDYECSECGKRFPYKSRLNSHQRVHTGEKPYPCLECGKNFSCGSSLTSHLRVHTGEKPYWCSECGKNFSQPSNLTSHQRMHTGKKPYQCLECGKSFSRGNTLTVHQRIHTGEKPHKCLECGKSYHCRVNLISHQRIHTGERPYQCSECGKTFPYQSSLYSHQRRHTGEKPYPCLECGKHFKNHAQLTAHHGVHMGEKPFKCLECGKSFRRSTQLTSHHRVHTGEKPYQCLECGKGFSHRGPERRLPLQGGASE from the exons TgtgcttggaatgtggaaagaactTTCGCTACCAAGC AAGCCTTATttcacatcaaagaatacacacaggTGAGAGAccgtataaatgctcagagtgtggaaagacatTTATTCATAAGTCTAGTCTTAAACCGCATCAAAGACTGCACAGAGGGGAAAAACCATATCAGTGTtcggaatgtggaaagagcttctctTGGCAAGTCCATCTCACTTCACACCttagaattcacacaggagaaaaaacaTATCactgcttggagtgtggaaagagattcagtaGGAGTGAGGTCCTTGCTGCGCATCAAGTAatgcatacaggggagaaaccccacaaatgctttgagtgtggaaagagctacaGCTATAGAAGAAGCCTAATTTCACATCGAAGAGtacacacaggtgagaagccataTCAGTGCTTAGAATGTGGAAAAACATTTCCTTACCTGTCCAGTCTTAATTCACATCAAAGAGTACACACGGGTGAAAAACCATATCCgtgtttggaatgtggaaagaactTTTCTTGTGGGTCTAGACTTACTTCACATCTTAgagttcacacaggggagaaatcaTATCAAtgcttggtgtgtggaaagagcttcatgaTGAGCAGAAAGCTTATCtcacaccaaagaattcacagagaGGACAAAGACTatgaatgctcagagtgtggaaagagatttccTTATAAGTCAAGGCTTAATTCACATCAAAGAGTACACACAGGTGAAAAACCATATCCgtgtttggaatgtggaaagaactTTTCTTGTGGGTCTAGTCTTACTTCACATCTTCgagttcacacaggggagaaaccatattggtgttcagaatgtggaaagaacTTTTCCCAGCCATCAAACCTTACCTCACATCAGAGGATGCACACAGGTAAAAAACCATATcagtgcttagagtgtggaaagagctttagtagGGGTAACACTCTTACTGTGCATCAAAGAAtacatacaggggagaaaccccacaaatgccttgagtgtggaaagagctaccACTGTAGAGTTAACCTTATttcacatcaaagaatacacactggTGAGAGACCATatcaatgctcagagtgtggaaagacatTTCCGTATCAGTCTAGTCTTTATTCACATCAAAGACGGCACACAG GGGAAAAACCATATccgtgcttggagtgtggaaagcacTTCAAAAATCATGCACAGCTCACGGCCCATCATGGAGTTCACATGGGGGAGAAACCgtttaaatgcttagagtgtggaaagagcttcagaagGAGCACACAGCTTACATCCCATCATAgagttcacacaggggagaaaccatatcagtgcctagagtgtggaaagggcttcagtcATA GAGGACCGGAGAGGCGGCTGCCCTTGCAGGGAGGAGCAAGTGAGTGA